The Streptomyces hundungensis genome contains the following window.
GATGACCGTGGCCACCACGTTGGCGCGGGTGGACTCGCTGATGCCGCGCGCGTTGAGCAGGGCGAGCGCCCCGAGGAACAGGACGGCCACCAGGGCGACGGGCAGGTTCACGAACGCGGTGAGATAGGTGCCGCCGAACCCCCGGGCGAGTGCCGCGACGGACACGATGCCGGCCGCCAGCATGCAGAACCCGGTGAAGAAGCCGACGAAGGGGCCGTAGGCGAGCGTCGCGTAGTACGAGGCCCCGCCGGCCCGGGCGTACTTCGTGGCGAGCTCGGCGTAGGAGGCGGCGGTCAGCAGCGCGAGGCCGAGGGCCACGGCCAGCGGCACCCACACCGCGCCGCCGGACTTCGACGCGACCTGTCCGATGAGGACGTAGACGCCGGCGCCCAGCACGTCGCCCAGGATGAAGAAGTACAGCAGCGGTGTGCCCAGCGCCCGCTTGAGCGCGGCCGGGGCGTCGGGTGCGGCGGGCGCCGGCTGTTCTGTCTGCATGCTCACGTCGGTGCTCGTGCTTTCTTGGTACGTCGGGAGGGGTGGGCGTCGCTTTCGCCGTATGACCGCGATGCTGCGCCGCCAAACCCGGACAGAAGACCCGCCCGTGCAGCGGGCTGATCGGTTCCGGCCCCCTGGGGCTCCGCCCCAGACCCCGACGCGTTTGCCCACCCGCCCGCCCGTGACGGAGGTTGGTTGGTTCCGGCCCCTGGGGCTCCGCCCCAGACCCCGTTCGCGCCTAAAGGGCGCTCGTCCTCAATCGCCGGACGGGCTGTAGGTGGCCCCGCACCGAGTGGTTAAGGGGCGCGGGGAACTGCGCGACCAGCCACCTGCGGCGTGCAGACGAAAACGGGTTTTTTGGGGCGCGGGGAACTGCGCAAGAACCGACCACGGCCCGCAGACGAAAGCGGGGTTAGGGGCGCGGGGAACTGCGCGAGACGCGGGCACGGTCCGCAGGGTCGAGAGGGTTTAGGGGCGCGGGGAACTGCGCGAAAAGCGACCCCGGGCCGGGGGGGGAAGGCGGGTCGGTTCTGCCGCCGCGGGCGGGCTCGCGCTGGCATGCTGGCGGGGTGCGCGTACTGATCGTGACGGCGGGAACCTGGGGCGACGTCGCCCCGTACACCGGCCTGGGCGTACGGCTGCGCACCGAGGGCCACGAGGTCGCCCTCGCCACCCACGAACGGTTCCGGCAAGCCGTGCGCGCGCACGGCCTCGCGTTCCGGCCCCTCCCCGTGGACCCCCGCCAAGAGCTGGCCTCCGCGTCGGGACAGGGGCTCGCCAGGGCGGTCAGCCCACCGGTGGCGCTGGCCCGGGTGGCACGCATGGCCAGGGCGTTCATGCCGGCGCTGGCCACCGGCGTGGCCGACGCCGTGCGCGAAGGCGCCGACGTCCTGCTGAGTTCCACGCTCACCGACCCGATGTGCGCCGTACTGGGTGAGGCGCTGGGCGTGGCGAACCTCGGTGTCTATGTGCAGCCGATCGAGCCCACCGCGGCCTTCCCGCCGGTGGTCGTCGGAGCCCGCTCGTTCGGCGCGTACGGCAACCGCTTGGGCGCCCGGGTCCTGAGGGCCGTCACCGACCGGATCTTCGGCCCGGCCGTGGGCGGGTTGCGGCATGAACTCGGCCTGCCCGCACGGAGGTTGAGCGGCCCGCTGGGTCTGCCGCCCGGGCGTACCGTCCTGCACGGCTTCAGCCCGCGCGTGGTGCCGCGCCCGGCGGACTGGCCCGAGGGCCACCGGGTCTGTGGGTACTGGTGGCCTCCAACGCCGCCGGACTGGCGGCCCGAACCCCGGCTGCTGGATTTCCTGGCGGCGGGTCCGCCCCCGGTCCTCGCCGGGTTCGGGAGCTTCGTCGAGAGCGACGCGGAACGGCTGAGCACCCTGCTCGCCGACGCCCTGCGCCGCGCGAAGGTGCGCGGCATCGTGCAGGCCGGCTGGAGCGGTCTGCGGGTGGAGAGCGACGACGTCCTCACGGTGCGCGAGGTGCCGCACGCCTGGCTGTTCCCGAAAACCGCGGCAGTCGTCCACCACGCGGGCGCGGGCACCACGGCGGCCGCCCTCCGCGCCGGCGTCCCCGCGGTGCCCGTCCCCGTCCAACTGGACCAGCACTTCTGGGCCGGCCGCGTCCATGCCCTGGGGGTGGCGACCCGCCCGTTGCACTACCAGCGCCTGACCGCATCCCGCCTCGCCGACGCGATCACGGCGGCCACCGGCGCCCCGGCCCTGCGCGCGAGGGCTCGCCGGGTGGCCCGGGAGCTGGCCGGGGAGGACGGCGCGGGCGCGGTCGCCGCCACCTTGGAACGCCTCGCCTGAACGGCCCCCGACCCCGGTTCATCCGACTCACCCCGCTCATCCGGCTCACCCGGTTCATCTGGCTCACCCCGGGCTCGGCGGCCGTATGACCACGACAGCATCCTCGTGGCGCCCGACGGCAAGGTCACCCGACGTGGCGACGGGGGGGTGACGCTCAACGGCGAGGCCGTCGAGCCGGACTACCTGATGTCCGTCCCCGGACCGCGCGGCCTGGTGACGAACGGCAAGGAGGGCGGCACGGGCAAGGGCGGTTTCGGTGTGGAGGGCGGCTGGCAGAGCAGCAGGGTGACGCCGCCGGGCGCCGACAGCCTGCTCGACTACGACACCGTCATCAACGGCGTCCGCCGCGAGCCCAACGGCCGTGTCGTCGGCGCGGTGGGAAGCCACTTGATCGCGAACTGGCGGCCGCGGGGCACGTCCGCGACGCGCGGCCTGTCCGCCATCCACGATCTGGCCACCGGTGCGGTGCAGGCCACGGCAGCGTGCGACGCGGACACCACCGAGTACGACGCGGACCTCCCGCGGCCGACGAACCTCGCCGAGGTACGGCCGGCCGTGTCCCCCAACGGCCGTTATCTGGGCAAGGGCGGCGCCGTCTACGACCTCACTACGGGCCGGGGCATCTGCACCGGAGGCGAGAGCGACGCCAAGAAGATCACCCTCAATGCGGTCGGCGACGACGGCACCGCCTACGGCGTGGCCGGGGAGGACAAGCCGAGGACGCCGGTGGCGGTGTCGGCGCGTGCGGGCTCGGCGCAACCGCTCCCCAAGGCGATGAGCACGCCCGACGCCATCGCGCAGGGCGCCGGGGTGTTCGTGACCTACGCCGGTACGGACACCCTGCGCCTGATCGTCCTTCGCCCGCGGAAGTGAACGCGTTTCCTCAACGCCGCCCGCCGCGTCCCTCACCCCGTGACGGCCGGGCTCGCGGCCGCCTCCCTGGGGCGAGGGATGCCCGGGCGACCGCCCGTATCGGCCCGATGGCATGATCGAGCTGCCGAGAGGCAACCCGCGTCACCCCTTCCCCGACCGGAACAGAACGCCGTGCCACGTGAAGGGTGAGCCGCTCCCCAGCGTCTAACACATCGGCCGAAACACATTGATACCTAAAGATTCGCGGTCATTGCCGCGCATATCGCGAATAAGCCGCACCCTCGGTTCCGTCCCGGGGAGTCGGCCCCGGCTGATCCTGTGGGCCACGGCGGGCGCGGCGACCCTCGGGTTCCTCATCGCCCTGGAGATCGTCGCGCGCCGTTACGGCGGCGTACCCGGGCCGATCACCCTCCAGGCGCGTGAGCTGATATTCCCGCCCAAGCCGGGGCCGCTCTACGGCGGTCTTGCCCTGATGATGGTGGTCCTCACCTGGCGCCAGCGGTTCGTCGCCGCCGCAGCCGCGATCGGCATCGACGCCGTCTTCGTCCTGGCGCGGTGGGCGGCGCACGTCAAGGTGCCCGCCGACCACTTCTTCGGCAATGGCGCCCTGTGGGCCATGCTGGGGTGCGCGGTTTTCGCGATCACGCGCCGCACCGGCGAGGAACGCGCCCTGCTGTTGAAGGGCGTCGGCCTCGGGCTCCTCCTGGTGACCGGCCGCAAGACCGGTGACGCCTGGCTGCTCATCACGTCGAAGACCCGGCCGACCGTGCTCGACCCGTATGTCGCGCTCGCCGACCACGCGTTGGGCAACCCGTCGTGGGCGGCGGGCCGGGCGCTGGAGGCGATCGGCCCGGCCGGCACCCAGGTTCTCGCCTGGGTCTACGCCCAGCTCGCGGTGGCGGCGATCGTCGTGGCCCTCTACCAGCTCCGCAACGTGGCGTCCGAACGGCGCTTCCCACGCCACCATCTGGTGCGGACGTTCCTCGTGATCGGCCTCCTCGGCCCGGCGGTCTACATGATCTTCCCGGTGGTCGGACCGGTCTTCGCCTACGGTCCGGGCGCCTCCGGCACCGGTGGCGTCCAGTGGGCGGTGGCCAACCTCTGGCCGCACACACCCCCGCCGATCGCCGTCCCGCACGCGGTGCCGTACGACGGGATCACCCCGCGCAACTGCATGCCGAGCCTGCACACGGCCTGGGCGACCGCGATCTTCATCCACACCCGCAGGGGCCCGCGCGTCCTGCGGTACGCGGGCGCGTTCTGGCTCATCGCCACGCTCAGCGCGACCCTCGGCTTCGGCTATCACTACGGCGTCGACCTCGTCGCCGGCGTGGTGTTCGCGCTCACCGTCGAGGCGGCGCTGCGCACGCTCGACCGGGGCTGGGACCGCTCGGGAGTCCGCCTGGTCGGCTACGGCACGGCCGTGTTCGGCGCGCTCCTGGTCGCCTACGCCTTCCTGCCGATGCGGATGGCGACCCACCCGTGGCTGTTCGGGCCCCTCGTCCTGCTGGCGATGGCTTCCGTGATCCACCGCTACGTACGGACCACCCGGGCCTGGGACCCGCAGGCCGCTCCCCTGCTACGACCGGAACCCCGGCCCGAGCCGGTCTGAGCCCTGCCGTCCCGTCCGGCGGGGGCGTGTCAGGTGAGTTCGTGGCGCGTGCCGTCGGCCACGGCGTGGAGCTTGTCGGGGTTGGCCACGTTGTGGATGGCCGAGATGCGGCCCTCGGCGTCGAAGTCGAAGGTCATCGTGGCGATCACCCGGTCCGGGCCCTGGAAGACCAGGCCCGGGCCGCCGTTGATCGAGGTGAGTTCCGCCCGCATCTGCCCGGGTTCGACGCCCTGATAGCTCGTGCTGCCGAGCGCGGCGAACCAGCGCGCCACGGTCTCCAGGCCGATGACCGGCTTGAGGGCCTGACGGACCTTGCCACCGCCGTCGGTCCACAGCGTGACATCCGGGGAGAGCAGTTCCATGAGGGTGTTGATGTCCCCGCCCGTCGCCGCCGCGAAGAACCGCTCGGCGACGTCGTGTTGGCGGGTACGGTCCGTGGCGAACCGGGGCCGGCGGGCCTGGACGTGCTCGCGGGCACGGTGGGCGGCCTGCCGGACGGCCGGCTCCGAGCGCTCCACCGCCTGCGCGATCTCCCCGTAACTGAAGGCGAAGACCTCCTTCAGGACGAACACCGCGCGCTCCAGGGGGCTGAGCGTCTCCAGGACGACCAGCAGTGCCATGGAGACCGAGTCCGCCGCGACCACGCCGTCGGCGGTGTCCGGGCCGGTGAGGATCGGCTCGGGCAGCCAGGGCCCGACGTACGTCTCGCGCTGGTGCCGGGTCGAACGCAGCAGCTCCATCGCCAGGTTGGAGATGATCCGGGTCAAGTAGGCCTTGGGGTCGGCGACTTGGGAGCGGTCGGCCGCCGACCACTTGAGCCAGGCGTCCTGGACCACGTCCTCGGCGTCGGCTGCGGTGCCGAGGATGCGGTAGGCGACGGAGAAGAGCAGGGTGCGGTACTGCTGGAACGCGAGCTGGTCGGCGTCGGCCTGCTGCGGCTGGGTCATTTGGCACTCCGGATCCGGGTGTAGCGGCCGCCGTGCGGCCAGAACGCGCCCGAGACGGGCATCTTCTTCATACGGGCGAAGGTCGGCCACGGCGCCGCGCTGACCGTCTCCTTGTACTTGGCGGCCCGCTTGCCGGTCAGCACGATCCGCCGGGGGCTGTCGTCGGGGTGGGTGAACTGTACGACGCCGTCGTTGCGGCCCAGGCTGACGGGGGTGTGGTAGTAGCCGAAGCGGAACGGCTTGGGCTCCTTGCCGGCCAGCACCCGCAGGATCGACAGGGCCGCGTGCACCCCGGTGGGCATGCCGCCCTGGCAGGTTCCGTGCATCACTCCGTAGCCCTGCCGGATCGCCGCCGCGTCGCCCACGGCGTAGACATCGGGGTGGGAGACCGAGCGCAGCGCGGTGTCGGTGACCACCCGGCCGCGCTCGTCGACGGTGAGCCCCGCGCCGGCGGCCAGCGGCGAGACCCGGGTGCCACTGGTCCACAGCGTCGCGGCGGCGTCGATGCCGGTCCCGTCCGCGAGTTCGACCCTGTCCGGCAACACCTTGGTCACCTCGACGCCGGCGCGCACCTCCACACCGAGCCGGGCGAGCGCCGCGTCCACATGGGCCTTGGCCTTCGGGTGCATGCTCGCGCCCGGCTCCTGCCTGCCCAACAGCACCACGTGGAGCTCCGGGTGCCGCTCGGCGATCTCCGCCGCGGCCTCGACACCGGTGAGACCGCTGCCCCCGACCACGACCGTGCCGCCGTCGAGCCGGGCCAGCCGGTCGGCGAGGACGGCGGCGTCCTCGGGGCTGTTGAAGGTGTACGCGTGGTCGTCGACTCCGGGGACGGTGGTGGTGTCCGCGATGCTGCCCAGGCCGTAGACCAGGGTGTCGTAGCGCAGGACCCGGTCGTCGTCGATGCGGACGGTCTTCGCCGCCGCGTCCACGGCGGTCACCCAGCCCCGCACGAATTCGGCCCCGGTGCCGTCGAGCATCTCCGCGATGTTCATCTCGGCCGTTTCCTGGCCGGTGGCGGTCATGTGCAGCCGCAGCCGCTCGGTGAAGGTGTCGTACGGGTTGACCAGCGTGACCCGCACGTTCCCGCGCTTCTTGGTGCGGACCGCGAGCTGGATCGCCGCCCCGAGCCCGGCGTAACCGGCGCCCAGGACCAGGACCTCGTGCTGCTGGGCCGTTGTCGTGTTCATCGCTGCTGCCTCTTTCGTCGCGGTCGTTCCCGCCGTGCGGACGACCACCAGACGCAAGCAGCGCGTCCGTTCGTGACATGGGGCAGACGTGACCCGCGTCACATGACGAAAAAGGGGGTGGGGCTCAGTGGAGGCAGAGGCAGAACGGGTGGCCGGCCGGGTCCGCGTAGACCCGCCAGTTGGCCCCGGGGCGCACCTCGTCCGTGCGCTCCAGCAGGGTCGCGCCGAGAGCCAGCGCCCGCTTCTCCTCCGCGTCGAGATCGTCCACGTCGAAGTCCAGGTGCAGCTGCTGCGGGCGCTCCTGGCCGGGCCATTGCGGCGGCTGGTAGCCCTCCACGCGCTGGCAGGCCAGGGGCGTCCCCTCGAACCCGCCGACCTCGACCCAGTCGGAGTCGTCGGGATCCGCGGTGACCCGGCCGCCGAGGAGCTCCGCGTAGAACTCGGCGAGACGTACCGGATCGGCGCAGTCCAGCGCGACCGCTTGGAGCTTTCGAATCACTTGTGCCACCCCTCGCTCGTGGGCCGCTTCCGCGACACCCTGCGTACGGCAGTGGACGTACCCGCCCTCCGGACACCCATGCCTGACACGCTGCGGCCGCGCCAACGGATGCGGACGCCTGAGCACCGCTGCCCGCACGAGCGACAGGGCGCGTGTCCGCCATGACGGCGGGCCGCGCCCTGCGTACGCGTGCCGCGTACTTGAACTCGGTGCTCGAACTCGGCGCTGAGGCGCCGGGCTCGTACGCCCTGTTCGTACTCCGTGCTGGTTCCGGCTACGAGGAGCTAGAACGAGTTGAAGCCACCCTGGTGGCCGTGCCCGGGCATCATGCCCTGCCACTGCGAGTGCTTACAGCCGTTGCCCCACGCGGCGTTGCCGTGGATCGCCGCGGCGAACTCGCCGCAGGCGCCGCTGCCGCCGCCGGAGTGGTGGTTGTCGTACCCGTCGGCCAGCGCGGTGCCGGTGCTGCCGAGGATCGCGGCGACGGCGAGAGCGCCGGCGGCCAGGGTGGTGCGCATACGCATGATGGCTCCTGTTCGAGCGGTGGGGTAAGGAACAGGGTGATCAGTCCCCGGCGCCCGGCCGTGGCAAAACCCGTGTCACCCGACCGCCATGCCTGGGTCATGAACCCCCGCCCGTCCCTGCGGACGAGGGTGGCGACGCGGGCTCGGACAGCGCGGGCGACTGCTCCATGGCCGAGGACGGGGGCTGCGAGGCGGGCGAGGAGGGGGGCTGCGAGGCGGGCGAGGAGGGGGGTTGCGAGGAGGGTGAGGAGGGCGGCGCGGACGGCGGTGCGGACGTGTGCGGGCAGCGCTTCTCCGAGGACGTGCCGGGGGAGAGCGAGACGCACGGCGAGGGGCTGGTCGTCGAGGACGACTCGCCGGCGGACGGCGAGATGGAGGGGGACTCAGAGGTGGGCGAGGAGGGGGTCGTCACCGGCGGTTTCGTCTTCGTGTCGCCGGTGCCCGTGTCACCCTTGTGCCGCTCGAACCAGGCACCGCCGTCCGGGTCGTACACGACGAACTTGTTCACCACCTGGATGGCGGGCGCCACGACCACGACGTTCGACGGCCGGTACCCGGGCCACGCCTCGCCCGTCCGCTTCGGTGTGCCCTTCTGCGCGACGGGAGGCAGCAGCGGGTTGCCGCAGGCGCAGCGCACCCGCGGCACGCCGTGGTCGTCGACGAGCACCGCGGTACCGGCCTGGAGCACGGACTGGTAGCTGGTGGGGGCGCCGTCGCGGTAGCCGTGGTTGGTGACACGGGTGTCCAACCGCAACTGCACGGGCGTGAGCGCGCGCAGATAGCCGGGGACGCCGGACGGCTGGATGTCGAGGACGGAGGCGAACGCCTTGTTCTTGGCCGGGTCCTTCTGGAGCGCGCCGACCTGTTTCTCCACGTCGCAGCTGGCGACGTTCTGCGTCCCGCCGTAGAGGCCGGGTGCGGAGCCGTCGACACCGCGCGTCACATTGGCCGACGCCGACGAGCTCGGCAGCGCGAGCGGGGAAGGGGGCCTGGAGTCGCCGCGCGCCGTCGACTCGGTGAAGGGGTCGGGCCCCGACTTGGCCGCGGGCTGGAGCAGGACCTCACCGCCGGCCTCCGGTGAACCGCCGCCCGACGAGCCGTCGGGGCGGGTGAGGACGACGGCCAGCACCGCCGCCGCCACCACGGCGGCGGAGAGCGCCGCGACGCGGGGCGCGGACTTCCACCACGGACGGGACGGCCCCTGGCTCCCACCGGAGCCCGCGCCCGACCCGCCTGGGCCGTCGCCGTGCCCGTCGCCGCCCGGGCCGCTCGGTGGGCCGCCGCCCGGCGGGCCGGACGGCCGCTCGGCTCCCGGCGGCGGCGTCGAGTCGGCGCGGGTCGCGCCCGCCTGGGTGTCGCCCGGCCCGGAGGGGCTCGGCTGCGAAGGGCCCGAGAGCGGGCCCGAAGGCGGCCCGGTGGGGCGTCCTGACGACGGCGGCTCGACGCTCACGAACACTCCCTGCATAGGGGATCTGGGTACGGGGCTGCGGGGCTGCGGGGCTGCGTAAGGGATCTGGGTACGGGGATCCCGCGTGGGGGGGGGATCCGGCGCAGCGGGACCTGGCTCGGGGGAAGCTGGCGTAGGGACTCAGGCGTAGGCGTTCCGGCGTAGGGGAATGTCGCGCGCAGAAGGATCCACGGCGTACGTTTTGGACCGTTACGCGCCTATCGTGCCCATTGTGTGCATCGGCTCCCCGGAGCCCGCAAGCTGACGCGGTCGGCCCTCCCGACGGGCGAGCCGGTCCGACGCTGCTTAGCGTGACAGCGTGAGCGAGCAGACACCGCCTGGGCGGACAGCGGAGCAGGGCCGACGGGCACCCCACGGCTGGCCCCACGCCCTGGTGGCCGTGCTCGCCTCCTTGGTGGCCATGGCCGTCGTCGCCGCGCTCGGCCTGTGGGCCGCGGGCGCCACCGACCTTCCCGGCGGGGCGTTCCCGAGCGTCGTGGCGGCCGTCGTCGTGATGGCGGTCGGAGGTTCCGTGGGGCTCTCCGGCGACGCGGGGGCGATCGCCGAGACGAACGCCGGGCTCTCCGTGCTCCCGCTCTCCGTCAGTCTCGCGGGGGCGTTGGCGATCGCCGCCGGATTCCTCAGGCCGCTGCGGCACCGGGCCGTCGCCGACGCGAAGGAACTCGCCGGCTGGGCCGGCCGCATCGCGGTGCTCTGGCTCCTGCTCCTCGTCGGCCTCGGTCTGCTGGCCCGACACCGCTTCAGGATTCCGCTCGGGGACGGCCCCGCCGCCGACATCGGCGACGCGCTGGACTCCTCCCCGGAGGTCGGTTTCGAGACCGACGTGCCTCTGACCCTCCTGTTCGGACTGCTGTGGCTCGCGGGCGTTCTCATCGTGGTCCTGCTCGTCTCACGCGCGGCGCCACTGCCCGCCCGGCTGTTGCGTTTCCAGGAGTCGGTACGCCCCGCCGCCTTCGCCATGGTGGTCCTGCTGCTGGCGTACGTGGCCCTGGGGTTCGTCATCGGCCTCGGCGTGGTGGTGACGCGGGGGCACGCCGCCGCGACGCTCGCGGTGCTGCTGCTCGGGCTCCCCAACCTCGTGTGGCTCGCCTTCACCCTCGGCCTCGGCGCGTCCTGGGAGGGCCGGGTGGACGGACCCTTCGGCCTGCCCATGCCGCAAGTCCTCGACGCCGTACTGCGCAGACCGGACGACACCACGCTCAGCCTGAACACGCTCGCCGACCACGACGGCCGGGTGTGGTGGCTGCTGGTCGTCGCGGCGGTCCTGGTGCTGGGCGCCGCGTTCTTGATGGCGGCCCGATCGCCGGTACGGATGCGGGCCTGGCAGCACGCCGTGCACATGGCGGTGGCGCTGACCCTCACGGTGCTCGCCGTCTGTCTCCTCGCCGGGGTCTCCGCCCACTACGGGCTCTCGCTCCTCGGCATCGGCGATCTCGGCGGCGGTCTGTCCGGCCTGGTGGAGCTGCGGCCCGTCCTGTGGCGCGCCCTGGTCCTGGCCCTGGCGTGGGGTTTGGTCTCGGGGTTCCTCGGCGGGCTGTTCGCCCGGCGGGTCCGCCGGCGGGGGAAGGTCGAGGTGGACCCCGGCTGAGCGGGGGGCGGATCCCGGCTGAGCGCGGGGCACGGTCAGGCCGTCAGCCGTTCAACCCGCCAGGCGGTCAGCCCATACAGCGGTCAGCCGGTCAGGTCGCGGAAGACCGGCCGGGCCCACTGCGGCGGCTCGGGGGGTGCGCCCGGATCCGCCGGCGCTCCCACGACATGGCCGTCCACCCGCGTCGCGGGATGGCCCGACGCGGGGCCTCCCGT
Protein-coding sequences here:
- a CDS encoding glycosyltransferase; translated protein: MRVLIVTAGTWGDVAPYTGLGVRLRTEGHEVALATHERFRQAVRAHGLAFRPLPVDPRQELASASGQGLARAVSPPVALARVARMARAFMPALATGVADAVREGADVLLSSTLTDPMCAVLGEALGVANLGVYVQPIEPTAAFPPVVVGARSFGAYGNRLGARVLRAVTDRIFGPAVGGLRHELGLPARRLSGPLGLPPGRTVLHGFSPRVVPRPADWPEGHRVCGYWWPPTPPDWRPEPRLLDFLAAGPPPVLAGFGSFVESDAERLSTLLADALRRAKVRGIVQAGWSGLRVESDDVLTVREVPHAWLFPKTAAVVHHAGAGTTAAALRAGVPAVPVPVQLDQHFWAGRVHALGVATRPLHYQRLTASRLADAITAATGAPALRARARRVARELAGEDGAGAVAATLERLA
- a CDS encoding phosphatase PAP2 family protein, producing MILWATAGAATLGFLIALEIVARRYGGVPGPITLQARELIFPPKPGPLYGGLALMMVVLTWRQRFVAAAAAIGIDAVFVLARWAAHVKVPADHFFGNGALWAMLGCAVFAITRRTGEERALLLKGVGLGLLLVTGRKTGDAWLLITSKTRPTVLDPYVALADHALGNPSWAAGRALEAIGPAGTQVLAWVYAQLAVAAIVVALYQLRNVASERRFPRHHLVRTFLVIGLLGPAVYMIFPVVGPVFAYGPGASGTGGVQWAVANLWPHTPPPIAVPHAVPYDGITPRNCMPSLHTAWATAIFIHTRRGPRVLRYAGAFWLIATLSATLGFGYHYGVDLVAGVVFALTVEAALRTLDRGWDRSGVRLVGYGTAVFGALLVAYAFLPMRMATHPWLFGPLVLLAMASVIHRYVRTTRAWDPQAAPLLRPEPRPEPV
- a CDS encoding RNA polymerase sigma-70 factor, translating into MTQPQQADADQLAFQQYRTLLFSVAYRILGTAADAEDVVQDAWLKWSAADRSQVADPKAYLTRIISNLAMELLRSTRHQRETYVGPWLPEPILTGPDTADGVVAADSVSMALLVVLETLSPLERAVFVLKEVFAFSYGEIAQAVERSEPAVRQAAHRAREHVQARRPRFATDRTRQHDVAERFFAAATGGDINTLMELLSPDVTLWTDGGGKVRQALKPVIGLETVARWFAALGSTSYQGVEPGQMRAELTSINGGPGLVFQGPDRVIATMTFDFDAEGRISAIHNVANPDKLHAVADGTRHELT
- a CDS encoding NAD(P)/FAD-dependent oxidoreductase; the encoded protein is MNTTTAQQHEVLVLGAGYAGLGAAIQLAVRTKKRGNVRVTLVNPYDTFTERLRLHMTATGQETAEMNIAEMLDGTGAEFVRGWVTAVDAAAKTVRIDDDRVLRYDTLVYGLGSIADTTTVPGVDDHAYTFNSPEDAAVLADRLARLDGGTVVVGGSGLTGVEAAAEIAERHPELHVVLLGRQEPGASMHPKAKAHVDAALARLGVEVRAGVEVTKVLPDRVELADGTGIDAAATLWTSGTRVSPLAAGAGLTVDERGRVVTDTALRSVSHPDVYAVGDAAAIRQGYGVMHGTCQGGMPTGVHAALSILRVLAGKEPKPFRFGYYHTPVSLGRNDGVVQFTHPDDSPRRIVLTGKRAAKYKETVSAAPWPTFARMKKMPVSGAFWPHGGRYTRIRSAK
- a CDS encoding VOC family protein, giving the protein MIRKLQAVALDCADPVRLAEFYAELLGGRVTADPDDSDWVEVGGFEGTPLACQRVEGYQPPQWPGQERPQQLHLDFDVDDLDAEEKRALALGATLLERTDEVRPGANWRVYADPAGHPFCLCLH
- a CDS encoding DUF6777 domain-containing protein, yielding MSVEPPSSGRPTGPPSGPLSGPSQPSPSGPGDTQAGATRADSTPPPGAERPSGPPGGGPPSGPGGDGHGDGPGGSGAGSGGSQGPSRPWWKSAPRVAALSAAVVAAAVLAVVLTRPDGSSGGGSPEAGGEVLLQPAAKSGPDPFTESTARGDSRPPSPLALPSSSASANVTRGVDGSAPGLYGGTQNVASCDVEKQVGALQKDPAKNKAFASVLDIQPSGVPGYLRALTPVQLRLDTRVTNHGYRDGAPTSYQSVLQAGTAVLVDDHGVPRVRCACGNPLLPPVAQKGTPKRTGEAWPGYRPSNVVVVAPAIQVVNKFVVYDPDGGAWFERHKGDTGTGDTKTKPPVTTPSSPTSESPSISPSAGESSSTTSPSPCVSLSPGTSSEKRCPHTSAPPSAPPSSPSSQPPSSPASQPPSSPASQPPSSAMEQSPALSEPASPPSSAGTGGGS
- a CDS encoding streptophobe family protein, with the protein product MSEQTPPGRTAEQGRRAPHGWPHALVAVLASLVAMAVVAALGLWAAGATDLPGGAFPSVVAAVVVMAVGGSVGLSGDAGAIAETNAGLSVLPLSVSLAGALAIAAGFLRPLRHRAVADAKELAGWAGRIAVLWLLLLVGLGLLARHRFRIPLGDGPAADIGDALDSSPEVGFETDVPLTLLFGLLWLAGVLIVVLLVSRAAPLPARLLRFQESVRPAAFAMVVLLLAYVALGFVIGLGVVVTRGHAAATLAVLLLGLPNLVWLAFTLGLGASWEGRVDGPFGLPMPQVLDAVLRRPDDTTLSLNTLADHDGRVWWLLVVAAVLVLGAAFLMAARSPVRMRAWQHAVHMAVALTLTVLAVCLLAGVSAHYGLSLLGIGDLGGGLSGLVELRPVLWRALVLALAWGLVSGFLGGLFARRVRRRGKVEVDPG